A genomic region of Ignavibacteriota bacterium contains the following coding sequences:
- the ric gene encoding iron-sulfur cluster repair di-iron protein — protein MNIKIDSNSRIGEIVKNNYKTAEVFKKYNIDFCCGGDQTIFNACIDIELNSDELIAELLNKNNQPGDVDRNYKDWTVDFLAKYILNIHHAYIKKNIPILVELTNKIANRHGSLHPELFFVNVNFLKVAEELQLHMMKEERILFPYIIKLYEAYNNSLEMDKPAFGTIANPIKMMEEEHEEAGNLLGEIRKITNDFTLPDDACNSYAITFKKLDEFENDLHLHIHLENNILFPDSIELERKYFER, from the coding sequence ATGAATATTAAAATAGATTCCAATTCTAGAATTGGAGAAATAGTTAAGAATAATTATAAAACGGCGGAAGTATTTAAAAAATATAATATAGATTTTTGCTGTGGCGGAGACCAGACAATATTCAATGCATGTATTGATATTGAACTTAATTCTGATGAACTAATTGCTGAACTGCTCAATAAAAATAATCAACCAGGTGACGTCGATCGAAATTATAAAGATTGGACGGTTGATTTTCTGGCTAAATATATTCTAAATATTCATCATGCATATATTAAAAAAAATATTCCAATTTTGGTGGAATTGACTAATAAAATTGCTAATCGGCATGGTTCACTTCATCCGGAATTGTTTTTTGTAAATGTTAACTTTTTAAAGGTTGCTGAAGAACTACAACTGCATATGATGAAGGAAGAAAGAATTTTATTCCCATATATTATAAAACTTTATGAAGCTTATAATAACAGCTTGGAAATGGATAAACCTGCATTCGGTACTATTGCTAATCCGATTAAAATGATGGAAGAGGAACATGAAGAAGCAGGAAATCTGCTTGGAGAAATTAGAAAAATTACAAATGATTTTACGCTTCCTGATGATGCATGCAATTCATATGCAATTACATTTAAAAAACTTGACGAGTTCGAAAATGATCTTCATCTGCACATTCATTTAGAAAATAATATATTATTTCCTGATTCAATTGAACTCGAACGAAAATATTTTGAAAGATAA
- a CDS encoding ABC transporter permease subunit: MNKTLKIIKYQIKDNIQSRWIIGFFLFFLAFSVWIITFTGNVSKVIMSILNLILIVLPLISLIFGTIYIYNNLNYIKFILTQPVKRTSIYLGLYLGLVIPLVFCLIFGIGIPIIIFYPLFASDVEIVILLFLTGIFQIIIFTAFAFFIASANDDRLKGLGVSIFVWLFFTIIYDGFILFILQTFQDYPLEKTALVLMMINPIDIGRIFIILKFDVSALMGYTGAVFEKFFGNNLGMFISFFVQVFWFFVFFILGLKVFKNKDF, from the coding sequence ATGAACAAAACTCTTAAGATTATTAAATATCAAATAAAAGATAATATCCAAAGCAGATGGATAATTGGATTTTTTTTATTTTTCCTTGCATTTTCCGTTTGGATAATAACATTCACTGGAAATGTTTCAAAAGTAATTATGAGCATTTTAAATTTGATTTTAATCGTACTTCCGCTTATCAGTTTGATATTTGGAACAATCTACATCTATAATAATCTTAATTACATTAAGTTTATTCTAACTCAACCGGTCAAACGAACATCTATCTATTTGGGTTTGTACTTAGGATTAGTAATACCGCTAGTTTTTTGTTTAATATTTGGCATTGGGATTCCAATAATTATATTTTATCCGCTTTTTGCAAGCGATGTTGAAATAGTGATTTTACTTTTTTTGACCGGAATATTTCAAATTATAATTTTTACTGCATTCGCGTTTTTCATTGCTTCGGCAAATGACGATAGATTAAAAGGATTGGGAGTATCAATTTTTGTTTGGCTTTTCTTTACAATTATATATGATGGATTCATTTTATTCATTCTGCAAACCTTTCAGGATTATCCGCTTGAGAAAACTGCACTTGTATTAATGATGATAAATCCGATTGATATTGGTAGAATTTTTATAATACTTAAATTTGATGTTTCAGCATTAATGGGATATACCGGAGCGGTATTTGAAAAATTTTTCGGAAATAACTTGGGAATGTTTATTTCATTTTTTGTGCAGGTTTTCTGGTTTTTTGTTTTTTTTATATTAGGACTAAAAGTGTTTAAAAATAAAGATTTTTAA
- a CDS encoding DoxX family protein, with the protein MNKYTSLNNWMENNIVTAYSLIRIFVGFALFVRGVLLFSDPSIFTKLTGANQWYWWFSYAVVIHTICGFLVGLGYLTRLSAFLQIPILLGAIFIFHLKEGLVRVEQSLELSTLVLVLLIIFFLFGSGSISIDNYLKKKQKNKLN; encoded by the coding sequence ATGAATAAATATACTTCATTAAACAACTGGATGGAAAATAACATCGTAACTGCATATTCTTTGATAAGAATATTTGTGGGCTTCGCGCTTTTTGTAAGAGGTGTTCTACTTTTTAGTGATCCGTCAATATTTACAAAACTAACGGGTGCAAATCAATGGTATTGGTGGTTTTCATATGCAGTTGTAATTCATACTATATGCGGATTTCTTGTTGGGTTAGGTTACCTGACTCGATTATCGGCATTTCTTCAGATACCAATTCTTTTAGGCGCAATTTTTATTTTTCACTTAAAAGAAGGTCTGGTACGCGTTGAACAATCACTCGAATTATCTACTCTTGTTCTTGTACTATTGATAATATTTTTTCTTTTTGGATCAGGCAGCATATCAATTGACAATTATCTCAAAAAAAAACAAAAAAATAAATTAAACTAA
- a CDS encoding nitrous oxide reductase accessory protein NosL, translating into MKKIILILIVFILSGCSNKSEPINYGYDSCDKCRMQIVDRKYGTELVTSKGKIYKFDSIECLVFFTENSIDDENFFTLVTDYLNNNELINNKKAFYLQSENLRSPMGLNITAFSSQSDLKKFKEKYAGKELSWKEIIEYVNRKWQNK; encoded by the coding sequence ATGAAAAAAATAATTTTGATTTTAATTGTATTTATTTTGTCAGGCTGTTCAAATAAATCTGAACCGATTAACTACGGTTACGATAGTTGTGATAAATGCAGAATGCAAATTGTGGACCGCAAATACGGAACTGAACTGGTCACTTCGAAAGGAAAAATTTATAAATTTGATTCTATCGAATGTCTCGTGTTTTTTACTGAAAATTCAATTGATGATGAAAATTTTTTTACTTTGGTTACGGATTATTTAAATAACAATGAACTTATTAACAATAAAAAGGCATTTTATCTCCAAAGTGAAAATTTAAGAAGTCCCATGGGATTAAACATCACCGCATTTTCATCGCAAAGTGATTTGAAAAAATTTAAAGAAAAGTATGCAGGAAAAGAATTAAGCTGGAAAGAAATTATTGAATATGTTAATCGGAAATGGCAAAATAAATAA
- a CDS encoding ATP-binding cassette domain-containing protein: MIIINNLDKYYGKTNVLKNINLKIEKSKITYLVGPNGSGKSTLIKAILGLIKKYSGTIEINGKIINGESDYRKIIGYMPQSASFPENLLVKDIIKMVKDVRNQKEFDEELLHDFSLEKEKNKKLKNLSGGTVQKVNAAIAFLFDPQILILDEPTSGLDPVSSNLLKNKILKENKKGKTILFTSHIISELEDLAQNIAFLLEGNLWFNGSKDELNNLTNEKNLEKSIASIMQKNNK; this comes from the coding sequence ATGATCATTATAAATAATTTGGATAAATATTACGGGAAAACTAATGTTCTTAAAAACATTAACCTAAAAATAGAAAAGAGTAAAATCACTTATCTCGTTGGACCAAATGGCTCGGGCAAATCAACATTGATAAAAGCGATTCTTGGATTAATTAAAAAGTACAGTGGTACAATTGAGATTAATGGAAAAATAATTAATGGCGAAAGTGATTATAGGAAAATTATTGGATATATGCCTCAAAGCGCCAGCTTTCCTGAAAATCTTTTGGTAAAAGACATAATTAAAATGGTAAAAGATGTTAGAAATCAAAAAGAATTTGACGAAGAATTGTTGCACGATTTTTCACTGGAAAAGGAAAAAAATAAAAAATTAAAAAACCTTTCGGGAGGCACAGTACAAAAGGTAAATGCCGCGATAGCATTTTTGTTCGACCCCCAAATTTTAATTTTGGATGAGCCGACATCAGGTTTGGATCCTGTCTCAAGTAATTTATTGAAGAATAAAATATTAAAAGAAAACAAAAAAGGGAAGACAATTTTATTTACTTCTCATATAATTAGCGAACTTGAGGATTTAGCGCAAAATATAGCTTTTCTTCTTGAAGGGAATTTATGGTTTAACGGTTCTAAAGATGAACTTAACAATTTGACAAACGAAAAAAATCTAGAAAAATCAATTGCATCTATAATGCAGAAAAATAACAAATGA
- the nosD gene encoding nitrous oxide reductase family maturation protein NosD, with protein sequence MLIGNGKINNIYFWVITYLVISIISNNFIAKEIHVGNEYFYKNLTSAIKASKPHDKIILHKGKYLEHDIIIDKQIELTSVENAVIDGQNKYHIILVKADSVKISGITFINAGISFIDDNAAVKLDSVKGCIVSNNVFDNNFFAIYLARTSDSIIKDNKIKAYTEKESYSGNGIHLWYCKNITVENNFISGQRDGIYFEFVRDSNIKKNISENNLRYGLHFMFSDNCNYSNNKFVKNGAGVAVMYTKKVKMFKNEFMNNWGPASYGILLKDISDSEIDSNLFYKNSSGIYIEGSNRININNNNFMENGWAIRLMANSMDNNFKRNNFIGNSFDVSTNSTKNFNFFENNFWSDYKGYDIDKNGIGDIPYRPVKLFSLIVEKNRPTLILLRSFFTEILDVAEKIFPVLTPETLIDSSPSMNKIL encoded by the coding sequence ATGTTAATCGGAAATGGCAAAATAAATAATATTTATTTTTGGGTTATTACTTACTTAGTAATTAGCATCATCTCAAACAATTTTATCGCGAAAGAAATACACGTCGGGAATGAATACTTTTATAAGAATCTAACATCCGCAATAAAAGCTTCTAAACCGCATGATAAAATTATTTTGCATAAAGGAAAATATCTTGAGCACGACATTATTATTGATAAGCAGATTGAATTGACAAGTGTTGAAAACGCAGTAATTGACGGTCAGAATAAATACCATATTATTCTTGTTAAAGCCGATTCTGTTAAGATTTCTGGAATTACATTCATTAATGCTGGAATTAGTTTTATTGATGATAATGCAGCGGTTAAACTTGATTCCGTAAAAGGCTGCATTGTTTCAAATAATGTTTTTGATAATAATTTTTTCGCAATATATTTGGCACGAACCTCCGACAGTATTATTAAGGATAACAAAATAAAAGCCTATACTGAAAAAGAATCTTACTCTGGAAACGGAATTCATTTGTGGTATTGTAAAAACATTACAGTTGAAAATAATTTTATAAGCGGACAAAGAGATGGAATCTATTTTGAATTTGTAAGAGACAGTAACATTAAAAAAAATATTAGCGAAAATAATTTGCGTTATGGATTGCATTTTATGTTTTCGGATAACTGCAATTATTCCAACAATAAATTTGTAAAGAACGGAGCCGGAGTCGCGGTTATGTATACAAAAAAAGTGAAAATGTTTAAAAATGAATTTATGAATAATTGGGGACCAGCATCTTACGGTATCCTACTGAAAGATATTTCGGACAGTGAAATTGACAGCAATTTATTTTATAAAAATTCCAGTGGAATTTATATCGAAGGCTCAAATAGAATTAATATTAACAACAATAATTTTATGGAAAACGGCTGGGCAATTAGATTAATGGCAAATTCAATGGATAATAATTTCAAACGTAATAATTTTATCGGCAATTCATTTGACGTTTCTACCAACAGTACAAAAAATTTTAATTTTTTTGAAAATAATTTCTGGTCGGATTACAAAGGTTACGATATTGATAAAAACGGTATTGGTGATATTCCGTATAGACCTGTAAAATTATTTTCTCTGATTGTTGAAAAGAATAGACCTACATTAATACTTTTACGAAGTTTTTTTACTGAAATATTGGACGTTGCTGAAAAGATTTTCCCGGTACTAACTCCTGAAACGTTAATTGATAGTTCTCCATCTATGAATAAAATATTATGA
- a CDS encoding PAS domain S-box protein yields the protein MEKILIVEDEDLNALEYEERLKSFGYDVVGVSDKGEDAIEKVNILKPDLVLMDIKLQGKLDGIETAQEILKNFDIPIIFLSVYADKEIINRAYEVNPAGYLLKPLTERELRITLDLALYKSHMEKKIAKLELDLKDSENNYSKIIESSQDIVFIVNKSGSIIFITEQVESILGYKRSSMFNTQFEEYVPQDELQNYYSKIEEVLGSGEVKNFITKIYNNNKQELDVVINAKTYKKGDQTLIQGSIRDISPFLKFEKKINDSFKSYEGLFNAISDSTIVISSEMNIIDLNKITLRLFECKKNELIGQKFDMIFETDSIYKTNLKEAINSVFKTGTSISFDLIAKKKNNFTFPVEIVIDRSVYFGQNVIILTIHDMTQRIFYENDLEKKQHMFRSIYDASPALLCIINTDYQVIDANQKFKEVTGWPKNNQNINTIGNVIDCIYSVTNPHGCGYGLKCQECSLRQKLKNTIENRIEYKEVEYKHTIFHGVEEKEITVLISTHIIQFNGETNFLLNLIDITPRIQFENEIKRKNEELQKLNYEKDNLFSIISHDLRSPFQGFIGLTEILSNSIDSMPPMKLKEISKTIHISATNIFALLKNLFEWSLIQRNLYEINLEPLQIKKIISSAIDSFKSTASLKNITIINGIKRDVTILADKKMLNSIIVNLISNAIKFSFRGSSIFINLDENSKESIIISVTDFGIGMPEELMKNLFKIEEKVGRKGTEDEPTTGLGLILCKEFVEKMNGNIWVSSKYNYGTSFQFSLIKPQ from the coding sequence ATGGAAAAGATTCTTATTGTAGAAGATGAAGATTTGAATGCCCTCGAGTATGAAGAGCGATTAAAGAGCTTCGGCTACGATGTTGTTGGTGTATCTGATAAGGGCGAAGACGCAATTGAAAAAGTTAATATTTTAAAGCCTGATCTAGTTTTAATGGATATAAAACTTCAAGGAAAGCTGGATGGAATTGAAACCGCCCAAGAAATATTAAAAAATTTTGATATACCGATAATTTTTCTTTCAGTTTATGCGGATAAAGAAATAATAAACAGAGCATACGAAGTAAATCCGGCCGGCTATTTGTTGAAACCGCTAACAGAGCGTGAACTTAGAATTACTTTAGATTTGGCTTTGTATAAATCACATATGGAAAAAAAGATCGCAAAACTTGAGCTTGATTTAAAAGACAGCGAAAATAATTATTCAAAAATAATTGAGTCTTCACAGGATATCGTTTTTATAGTAAATAAGTCAGGATCAATAATATTTATTACAGAACAAGTTGAATCCATATTAGGTTATAAAAGAAGTTCAATGTTCAATACTCAATTTGAAGAATATGTTCCGCAAGATGAATTACAGAATTATTACAGCAAAATTGAAGAAGTTTTAGGCAGCGGGGAAGTTAAAAATTTTATTACAAAGATTTATAATAACAACAAACAGGAACTTGATGTTGTAATAAATGCTAAGACCTATAAAAAAGGGGATCAAACTTTAATTCAAGGCTCTATTAGGGATATTTCACCGTTTTTGAAATTTGAAAAAAAAATTAACGACAGCTTTAAAAGTTATGAAGGACTTTTCAACGCAATTTCGGATTCGACAATTGTAATAAGTTCTGAAATGAATATCATTGATCTAAACAAAATAACTTTGAGATTGTTTGAATGTAAAAAAAATGAATTGATTGGTCAAAAATTTGATATGATTTTTGAAACCGATTCTATATACAAAACAAATCTCAAGGAAGCTATAAATTCTGTATTTAAAACCGGAACTTCAATTTCATTCGATCTTATTGCAAAAAAGAAAAATAATTTTACTTTCCCTGTCGAAATTGTAATCGATAGAAGTGTTTATTTCGGACAAAATGTTATTATATTAACTATTCATGATATGACTCAAAGAATATTTTATGAAAATGATCTTGAGAAAAAACAACACATGTTTCGTTCAATATATGATGCGTCTCCCGCATTATTGTGCATCATTAATACTGATTATCAAGTTATTGACGCAAATCAAAAATTTAAAGAAGTAACCGGCTGGCCTAAAAATAATCAGAATATTAATACAATCGGAAATGTAATTGATTGTATTTATTCGGTTACAAATCCTCATGGCTGCGGTTATGGACTTAAATGTCAAGAATGTTCATTAAGGCAAAAACTTAAAAACACAATTGAAAACAGAATAGAATATAAAGAAGTAGAATACAAGCATACTATTTTTCATGGAGTTGAAGAAAAGGAAATTACAGTTCTTATTTCTACTCATATTATTCAATTTAACGGTGAGACAAATTTTCTTTTGAATCTTATAGATATTACACCGCGTATCCAATTTGAGAATGAGATAAAAAGAAAAAATGAAGAATTACAAAAACTCAATTATGAAAAAGACAATTTATTTTCAATAATATCACACGATTTAAGAAGTCCTTTTCAAGGATTTATTGGACTAACAGAAATTTTATCAAATAGCATTGATTCAATGCCGCCGATGAAATTAAAAGAAATATCGAAGACTATTCATATTAGTGCAACAAATATATTTGCGTTACTGAAAAATTTATTTGAGTGGTCTTTAATTCAAAGAAATCTATATGAAATTAATTTGGAACCTTTACAAATTAAAAAAATTATATCAAGCGCAATTGACTCGTTCAAAAGTACTGCTTCATTAAAAAACATAACAATTATTAATGGAATTAAACGAGATGTAACAATACTTGCGGATAAGAAAATGTTAAATTCAATAATTGTGAATTTAATATCAAATGCAATTAAATTTTCGTTCCGGGGTTCGTCTATATTTATTAATTTAGATGAAAATTCTAAAGAATCAATAATTATTTCAGTTACTGATTTCGGAATTGGAATGCCTGAAGAGTTAATGAAAAATTTGTTCAAAATTGAAGAGAAGGTCGGAAGAAAAGGAACCGAAGATGAACCAACTACAGGATTGGGTTTAATTTTGTGCAAAGAATTTGTTGAAAAAATGAACGGTAACATATGGGTTTCAAGTAAATATAATTACGGAACAAGTTTTCAATTTTCTTTGATCAAACCTCAATAA